Proteins encoded by one window of Aspergillus puulaauensis MK2 DNA, chromosome 4, nearly complete sequence:
- a CDS encoding oxygenase MpaB family protein (COG:S;~EggNog:ENOG410PWHX;~InterPro:IPR018713;~PFAM:PF09995;~TransMembrane:3 (o34-53i202-219o239-257i)), whose amino-acid sequence MAARKSSTKYFEDTHSFDTIAEPEILRTILRDDIFIFALPLAILCQFAHPALAKGSYRHSNFSSRLEKRLRNTFRFCNVVLFGTQQEKQSIVSVIHRHHSRVKGAGYDADDPELHRWTAATMFMSILTVQEEFIGKMPQSMKEALLQESAIFGSSLKMPPTMWPSTLDEFWKYWNHNIATLEITPEARRLSQHILYPQNTPLWMSMGAPLMRLVTVNWLPDRLAREYSFQPSTMSEHMYYQFALSIRVAYPLIPTVFKQRQHRFYMTDLQQALKRLRRD is encoded by the coding sequence ATGGCGGCCAGGAAGTCCAGCACCAAATACTTTGAAGATACACACTCGTTCGATACAATCGCGGAACCAGAAATCCTCAGAACTATTCTCCGAGATGATATCTTCATATTCGCTTTACCACTCGCTATCTTGTGCCAGTTCGCTCACCCGGCCCTCGCAAAAGGTAGCTATAGACactccaacttctcctcaCGGCTCGAGAAGCGCCTTCGCAACACCTTCCGATTCTGCAATGTGGTACTATTTGGCACACAGCAGGAAAAGCAGTCTATAGTCTCTGTGATCCACCGACATCACTCCCGCGTCAAAGGAGCTGGCTATGATGCAGATGACCCCGAACTGCATCGATGGACCGCCGCGACGATGTTCATGAGTATACTCACTGTACAGGAGGAGTTCATCGGAAAGATGCCACAAAGCATGAAAGAAGCGCTGCTGCAAGAATCAGCCATATTTGGATCCTCACTGAAGATGCCTCCTACAATGTGGCCGTCAACCCTGGATGAATTCTGGAAGTACTGGAATCATAATATTGCTACGCTGGAAATCACCCCCGAAGCGCGCAGACTGAGCCAGCATATCCTCTACCCTCAAAACACGCCGCTTTGGATGTCCATGGGAGCTCCGCTCATGCGTCTCGTTACTGTGAATTGGCTACCAGACCGGCTGGCGAGGGAGTATAGTTTCCAACCTTCCACGATGAGCGAGCATATGTACTACCAGTTTGCGCTGTCGATCCGTGTGGCATATCCACTGATTCCAACAGTTTTCaagcagcggcagcatcgCTTTTATATGACGGATCTTCAACAGGCACTCAAACGGCTGAGGAGGGATTAG
- a CDS encoding uncharacterized protein (COG:S;~EggNog:ENOG410PNHN;~InterPro:IPR027417) — protein MTRAEGIPRRVLLVSTPRTASNLLLQMLNIHGQPNALTNERGGYFFYPYFLHITTTGLCDKPVGQWSDEEKQKTTSTFQSSIHNIETYSKQAEHENKIMFAKEHSFWFAHPASLQKLKVGVDDDEFTRDFRSGIHIPESYGPTRTYSPSNKTVLSDEYLRTWQMAFIIRHPALAWPSLYRAALKIADELGLTEAQFKSATSVRNMTFHWARSLFDWCMEQPGTPTPMVVDAHDLIHAPEIVLKFCERLGIDQDVVRFEWSRNDDQNPGGAVNIAKSEQSRHERLAPIMLSTLNGSAGVIKDKAPGCIDIPAEAAKWSMEFGEEAARSLEKAVVDSMPDYEFLRSHRITV, from the coding sequence ATGACCCGCGCTGAGGGGATCCCTCGCCGCGTGCTGCTTGTAAGCACGCCACGGACTGCTAGCAATCTGTTGCTGCAGATGCTGAATATCCACGGACAACCCAACGCTCTGACGAACGAAAGAGGCGGGTACTTCTTTTATCCATATTTCCTCCATATCACCACGACTGGACTATGTGATAAGCCAGTCGGGCAATGGAGTGACgaggaaaagcaaaagacAACGAGTACTTTCCAAAGCAGTATCCACAATATCGAGACCTACTCGAAACAGGCGGAGCATGAGAACAAGATCATGTTCGCCAAAGAACACTCCTTCTGGTTCGCGCATCCAGCATCGCTCCAGAAACTGAaagttggggttgatgaCGACGAGTTCACGCGAGACTTTCGATCCGGAATTCATATCCCTGAGAGTTATGGCCCTACACGGACTTATTCCCCTTCCAACAAGACTGTGCTTTCAGATGAGTATCTGCGTACCTGGCAGATGGCCTTTATTATCCGCCATCCGGCCCTGGCGTGGCCATCGCTGTACCGGGCTGCATTGAAGATCGCGGATGAGCTGGGCTTGACAGAGGCGCAATTCAAAAGCGCAACATCGGTAAGGAATATGACCTTCCACTGGGCCCGCAGCCTTTTCGACTGGTGCATGGAGCAACCAGGTACACCAACACcgatggtggtggatgcACACGATCTGATCCACGCCCCGGAGATAGTACTCAAATTCTGCGAGCGGCTGGGGATAGACCAGGATGTGGTCAGATTCGAGTGGAGTAGGAATGATGATCAGAATCCGGGAGGTGCTGTTAATATCGCAAAGTCCGAGCAATCCCGGCACGAACGCCTTGCCCCTATCATGCTATCCACGCTCAACGGCTCGGCTGGTGTTATTAAAGACAAGGCCCCGGGATGTATTGATATACCTGCCGAGGCTGCAAAATGGAGTATGGAGTTTGGTGAAGAGGCTGCTCGGTCTCTTGAGAAGGCTGTTGTGGATTCCATGCCGGACTATGAGTTTCTCAGATCTCATCGAATAACTGTCTAA
- the gprD gene encoding protein gprD (COG:S;~EggNog:ENOG410Q2PA;~InterPro:IPR022596,IPR023041;~PFAM:PF11710,PF11970;~TransMembrane:7 (o45-68i89-111o137-155i162-184o213-234i255-278o293-314i)), translated as MAALIRALYLLQSEDARPGDLQLEPRAGKGPPPHEPVVGATRAGFIAMGVCGLLSFLATFGLLVFLTYRFIYWDRHYKRPLARNQYVVLIYNLLLADLQQATAFLLCLHWVRKGSVYYPSAACVLQGWWIQTADPGSGLFVIAIAIHTGAVVMRGSQLPYRAFVGCVVALWAFILVLGFIPIGLYGSKTFVISEAGWCWLSPEHERERLWGHYFWIFLSEFGTVVLYSIMFVFLRRRMMQTARLRPNHKESMNRINRVVIYMVIYPVAYVILSLPLAAGRMSSARHIVPSHPYFATAGSLMALSGLADAVIYTLTRRQLLVDTESNVSHEIYAAYSMTHNHQTHISTTHETRKRGRVGSRLRRGLQTLNDSVLDNRDDSTEEIVKKGDTEMKNMNMGHGVYQETTFEITHEAADPGDSRSKNRHAE; from the exons ATGGCTGCACTGATCCGCGCCCTGTATTTACTGCAGAGCGAGGATGCCAGGCCTGGCGACCTGCAGCTCGAGCCTCGAGCCGGCAAAGGCCCGCCGCCCCATGAGCCTGTCGTGGGCGCAACGAGGGCCGGATTCATCGCGATGGGAGTCTGCGGCCTCCTTTCGTTCCTTGCGACGTTCGGCCTGCTCGTCTTCCTAACGTACAGATTCATCTACTGGGATCGCCACTATAAACGGCCGCTCGCCCGGAACCAGTACGTCGTCCTGATCTACAACCTGCTTCTCGCCGATCTGCAGCAAGCGACTGCATTCCTCCTATGTCTGCACTGGGTTCGGAAGGGGTCGGTATACTATCCAAGCGCTGCCTGTGTCCTGCAGGGCTGGTGGATTCAAACCGCCGACCCGGGGAGCGGGCTGTTCGTGATCGCGATCGCTATACACACCGGTGCTGTTGTCATGCGAGGGAGCCAGCTCCCATACCGGGCCTTCGTGGGCTGCGTTGTCGCATTGTGGGCCTTCATCCTCGTTCTCGGATTCATCCCTATAGGCCTATACGGGTCCAAGACATTTGTGATCTCAGAAGCCGGCTGG TGCTGGCTGAGCCCCGAACACGAACGCGAGCGCCTCTGGGGCCACTActtctggatcttcctcTCCGAGTTCGGCACCGTCGTGCTGTACAGCATCATGTTCGTCTTCCTGCGGCGTCGAATGATGCAGACCGCCCGGCTGCGCCCAAACCACAAGGAGAGCATGAACCGGATCAACCGCGTCGTCATCTACATGGTCATCTACCCAGTCGCATACGTCATCCTGTCCCTCCCGCTCGCTGCCGGTCGAATGTCTAGCGCGCGCCATATCGTCCCTAGCCACCCCTACTTCGCGACTGCCGGGTCGCTGATGGCACTGTCGGGGCTAGCAGATGCAGTCATCTACACGCTAACCCGGCGCCAGCTCCTGGTCGACACGGAGTCGAACGTATCCCACGAGATCTACGCGGCGTATTCGATGACGCATAACCACCAAACGCACATCAGCACGACGCACGAGACGAGGAAACGGGGCCGTGTGGGCTCGCGGCTGCGCCGGGGCCTGCAGACGCTGAACGACAGTGTGTTGGATAATCGGGACGATTCGACGGAGGAGATTGTGAAGAAGGGCGATACGGAAATGAAGAATATGAATATGGGCCATGGTGTTTATCAGGAGACGACGTTTGAGATTACGCACGAGGCTGCGGATCCGGGGGACTCGCGGTCGAAGAATAGACATGCTGAGTAG